In a genomic window of Demequina muriae:
- a CDS encoding PAC2 family protein, whose translation MDTPLVSWNPEGVDAWATTAPKEGAVLVHSLRGFIDAGRAGALVAQHILAESEPVRVASFDIDQLLDYRSRRPEMTFSLNQWTEYDEPHLDVDLVHDAEGRPFLLLHGFEPDIRWEHYIRAVREIVDRMGIELTLGTHGIPMAVPHTRPLTATIHGTRQDLLPGTPSVFGTVTVPASAQNLMEYRFGQWGLSAINVAVHVPHYLSQSAFPQAAQKAIEEIEGISGLALESSALDEGAARAAEEITRQTAESEEVQALVSQLEEQYDAYLEQRESGIPLDGPLPSAEEIGAEFEKFLAQHRQDPPSGT comes from the coding sequence ATGGATACCCCACTCGTCAGCTGGAACCCGGAAGGCGTCGACGCCTGGGCCACCACCGCGCCCAAAGAGGGTGCGGTGCTCGTGCACTCGCTGCGCGGCTTCATCGACGCCGGACGCGCCGGGGCGCTCGTCGCTCAGCACATCCTCGCCGAGTCCGAACCGGTGCGGGTCGCGAGCTTCGACATCGATCAGCTGCTGGACTACCGGTCGCGCCGCCCAGAGATGACGTTCTCGCTCAACCAGTGGACCGAGTACGACGAGCCTCACCTCGACGTGGATCTGGTCCACGACGCGGAGGGCCGTCCGTTCCTGCTCCTGCACGGCTTCGAGCCGGACATCCGGTGGGAGCACTACATCCGTGCCGTGCGCGAGATCGTGGATCGCATGGGAATCGAGCTCACGCTCGGCACCCACGGCATTCCGATGGCCGTGCCGCACACCAGGCCCCTCACCGCGACCATCCACGGCACCCGCCAGGACCTGCTGCCGGGCACACCGAGCGTCTTCGGCACGGTGACCGTGCCCGCAAGCGCGCAGAACCTCATGGAGTACCGGTTCGGCCAGTGGGGGCTGTCCGCGATCAACGTCGCGGTGCACGTGCCTCACTATCTGTCGCAGTCCGCGTTCCCCCAGGCCGCCCAGAAGGCGATCGAGGAGATCGAGGGCATCTCGGGACTCGCCCTCGAATCGTCAGCCCTGGATGAGGGAGCCGCCCGCGCGGCCGAGGAGATCACGCGCCAGACCGCCGAGTCCGAAGAGGTGCAGGCGCTTGTGTCGCAGCTCGAGGAGCAGTACGACGCGTACCTCGAACAGCGCGAGAGCGGCATCCCACTGGACGGTCCGCTGCCCTCAGCAGAGGAAATCGGGGCCGAATTCGAGAAATTTCTCGCACAACACCGCCAAGACCCTCCCTCTGGGACGTAA
- a CDS encoding LysM peptidoglycan-binding domain-containing protein produces MTAYAMTAPGVVRAPGVVRVPRDTSVKVRRVVSVRPLPTTAGRARRVMLVLVVLALIALLAPRAFAGSESTDAIAFDTYTVAQGESLWSIASAITGPGEDVRDTVSQLQTLNAMDDSSLRAGEQIHIPALER; encoded by the coding sequence ATGACTGCATACGCGATGACGGCGCCAGGAGTGGTCCGGGCACCAGGAGTTGTCCGGGTGCCACGTGACACCTCCGTGAAGGTGCGGCGGGTCGTGAGCGTCCGTCCGCTGCCCACCACCGCCGGGCGTGCACGTCGCGTCATGCTCGTGCTTGTCGTCCTGGCCCTGATCGCGCTGTTGGCGCCTCGCGCATTCGCCGGCTCCGAGTCGACCGACGCCATCGCCTTCGACACCTACACCGTGGCCCAGGGCGAGAGCCTGTGGTCCATCGCCTCCGCGATCACGGGCCCGGGCGAGGACGTCCGCGACACCGTTTCTCAGCTCCAGACGCTCAACGCCATGGACGACTCGTCGCTGCGTGCCGGCGAGCAGATCCACATCCCCGCTCTGGAGCGCTGA
- a CDS encoding DEAD/DEAH box helicase → METAFPIQSATIADALAGRDVLGRARTGSGKTLGFGLPAIALLAQTGRPTPHRPRAVVLVPTRELAMQVNDALEPFAHSMHVSLRLIAGGLSMSKQIRSLERGVHLVIATPGRLADLVRRGEADLSETRIVVLDEADHMAQMGFMDEIEEILERVPGGAQRLLFSATLDGDVDKLVATSMTDPARHDVTGGDDGPSTMNHVVLHVPPHAKYQFATRIAARKGRTIVFVRSKLGCDRIAAQMREAGVLAVALHGDKSQNERNAAITGFRAGTIPVLVATDVAARGIHVDHVDLVMQMDPPADHKDYTHRAGRTARAGEDGLVVTLALPHQRRTVEGLMDRAGIDATVTVLRQPDEAAFTTLSGLTGAKEPSGEPVAEPYMGGAGRRTRDSGRPDRGNRSARPSRGDRGRRPVHGRAAEVAPTPQHEHAKARNELERRERELQAREREIALREQRLGDQGAPAAEPRTTNARDDRTPRSREGWATKSPSGRDAWKRKPGGKRDRRDDERPGRARDERNATGRRDERPSTGWIDERPGRGRGERPGRGRDERPTSGPRDARSTRGRGERPTTGWRDERPSSDRRTDRTDRTDRPGGDSRGTPSRGRERDARQDRGERSEWSGARRSGPRDRGDDRGERTPDTRGRGPQRRSPGPADARAVRRGAEDGKQPHRSDRDDRTDGSWDSGSTRPERSDRPKRPSTGAKKAGKGDKKKGKGAPAAGRRGKPRPKKKN, encoded by the coding sequence ATGGAGACTGCCTTCCCCATCCAGTCGGCGACGATCGCCGATGCGCTCGCCGGACGCGACGTTCTCGGTCGCGCCCGCACGGGCTCGGGCAAGACGCTTGGCTTTGGCCTGCCCGCCATCGCACTGCTCGCTCAGACCGGCCGGCCGACGCCGCATCGGCCGCGTGCCGTGGTGCTGGTCCCCACGCGTGAGCTGGCGATGCAGGTCAACGACGCTCTCGAGCCCTTCGCCCACTCCATGCACGTGTCGCTGCGACTCATCGCCGGCGGGCTGTCGATGTCGAAGCAGATCCGCTCCCTCGAGCGCGGCGTGCACCTGGTCATCGCGACCCCCGGGCGGCTCGCGGACCTCGTGCGCCGCGGCGAGGCCGACCTGTCGGAGACGCGCATCGTCGTGCTCGACGAGGCCGACCACATGGCCCAGATGGGCTTCATGGACGAGATCGAGGAGATCCTCGAGCGCGTTCCCGGCGGCGCCCAGCGACTGCTGTTCTCCGCGACGCTCGACGGCGACGTCGACAAGCTCGTCGCGACCTCCATGACCGACCCCGCGCGCCACGACGTCACCGGTGGAGACGACGGCCCCTCGACGATGAATCACGTCGTGCTGCATGTCCCGCCGCACGCGAAGTATCAGTTCGCCACTCGTATCGCCGCGCGGAAGGGCCGCACGATCGTGTTCGTGCGCTCCAAGCTCGGATGCGACCGGATCGCGGCCCAGATGCGCGAGGCGGGAGTGCTCGCCGTCGCGCTCCACGGGGACAAGTCTCAGAACGAGCGCAACGCGGCCATCACGGGCTTCCGCGCGGGCACCATTCCTGTGCTCGTGGCGACCGACGTCGCCGCTCGAGGCATCCACGTCGACCACGTCGACCTGGTGATGCAGATGGATCCGCCTGCGGACCACAAGGACTACACCCACCGCGCGGGACGCACGGCGCGTGCCGGCGAGGACGGCCTGGTCGTCACCCTCGCACTCCCCCATCAGCGACGCACGGTCGAAGGTCTGATGGACCGCGCCGGGATCGACGCGACGGTGACCGTGCTGCGCCAGCCCGACGAGGCCGCGTTCACCACGCTGTCCGGGCTGACAGGCGCCAAGGAACCCTCAGGGGAGCCCGTGGCGGAGCCGTACATGGGCGGCGCCGGACGACGCACGCGCGACTCGGGTCGCCCGGATCGTGGGAATCGGTCCGCACGCCCCTCGCGAGGCGACCGCGGCCGCCGGCCGGTGCACGGTCGCGCTGCGGAGGTCGCACCGACCCCGCAGCACGAGCACGCCAAGGCCCGGAACGAGCTCGAACGTCGCGAACGCGAACTGCAGGCGCGTGAACGTGAGATCGCGTTGCGCGAGCAGCGCCTCGGCGATCAGGGTGCACCGGCCGCTGAGCCACGCACGACGAACGCGCGCGACGACCGCACACCCCGCAGCCGTGAGGGCTGGGCCACCAAGTCGCCCAGCGGGCGCGACGCGTGGAAGCGCAAGCCGGGCGGCAAGCGCGACCGCAGGGATGACGAACGCCCGGGCCGCGCGCGCGACGAGCGGAACGCGACCGGACGGCGCGACGAACGTCCCTCCACCGGCTGGATCGATGAGCGTCCCGGCCGTGGACGCGGCGAGCGCCCTGGACGCGGACGCGATGAGCGTCCCACCAGTGGTCCGCGTGACGCGCGTTCCACGCGTGGGCGCGGTGAACGGCCCACCACCGGCTGGCGTGACGAGCGTCCCTCCAGCGACCGCCGCACCGACCGCACCGACCGCACCGACCGCCCGGGCGGTGACAGCCGTGGCACACCGTCACGCGGGCGAGAGCGCGACGCGCGTCAGGATCGTGGCGAGCGCAGCGAGTGGAGCGGCGCCCGCCGCAGCGGTCCCCGAGACCGCGGCGACGACCGTGGCGAGCGCACACCCGACACGCGGGGCCGTGGCCCTCAGCGTCGCAGCCCCGGGCCCGCGGACGCACGCGCCGTACGGCGTGGAGCGGAAGACGGCAAGCAGCCTCACCGTTCCGATCGCGATGATCGCACCGATGGCTCCTGGGACTCCGGTTCCACCCGACCCGAGCGCAGCGACCGGCCCAAGCGCCCCTCGACCGGCGCCAAGAAGGCCGGCAAGGGCGACAAGAAGAAGGGCAAGGGTGCACCTGCGGCGGGACGCCGCGGCAAGCCCCGGCCCAAGAAGAAGAACTAG
- the lexA gene encoding transcriptional repressor LexA, giving the protein MDERTSEGGATIHQFPGGASGGLTDRQRRILETIKESVESRGYPPSMREIGESVGLTSTSSVKHQLSALETKGFLRRDPHRPRAIEVVLPDSSPADSTVTLPAGLPAEAPQDDTISMVPLVGRIAAGGPVLADQSVEDVFALPKQLTGDGELFMLNVVGDSMIDAAICDGDWVVVRRQQTADNGDIVAALLDDEATVKTFRRRDGQVWLMPHNPNYTPIDGTHARIMGKVVSVMRRI; this is encoded by the coding sequence ATGGACGAGCGCACCAGCGAGGGCGGCGCCACCATCCACCAGTTCCCGGGCGGCGCGTCCGGCGGGCTCACCGACCGGCAGCGCCGCATCCTCGAGACCATCAAGGAGTCGGTCGAGTCGCGTGGCTACCCACCGTCGATGCGCGAGATCGGCGAATCCGTGGGGCTGACGTCGACGTCCTCGGTGAAGCACCAGCTCTCGGCTCTCGAGACCAAGGGCTTCCTCCGCCGCGATCCTCACCGCCCGCGCGCCATCGAGGTGGTGCTTCCCGACTCCAGCCCGGCAGATTCGACCGTCACCCTGCCGGCCGGCCTTCCAGCAGAGGCGCCGCAGGATGACACGATCTCGATGGTTCCGCTGGTGGGACGCATCGCCGCAGGTGGCCCGGTGCTGGCGGACCAGTCAGTGGAGGATGTGTTCGCGCTGCCCAAGCAGCTCACGGGCGACGGCGAGCTGTTCATGCTCAACGTCGTGGGCGACTCGATGATCGACGCCGCCATCTGCGACGGGGACTGGGTGGTCGTGCGCCGCCAGCAGACCGCCGACAACGGCGACATCGTGGCGGCACTTCTCGACGACGAGGCCACCGTCAAGACCTTCCGTCGGAGGGACGGTCAGGTCTGGCTCATGCCGCACAACCCGAACTACACGCCGATCGACGGCACGCACGCCCGCATCATGGGCAAGGTCGTGTCGGTGATGCGCCGCATCTAG
- the serA gene encoding phosphoglycerate dehydrogenase produces the protein MRALLLENLHPQATAILEASDVAVENHGGAMDEDELIEALDGVELLGIRSKTQLTERVIAASPSLCAVGAFSIGTNQIDLAAAARRGIAAFNAPFSNTRSVVEMAIAEMVSLTRRLPVHNRLMHEGVWNKSADGAHEIRTRTLGIVGYGNIGSQLSVVAEALGMNVIFFDSAEKLALGNATRMPTLESLLQAADIVTLHVDGRAGNQGFFGRAQFEAMKPGALFLNLSRGFIVDVEALREGLESGAIGGAAIDVFPEEPKKKGDPFVSPLQNVPNVILTPHIGGSTEEAQRDIGIFVSTRLRDYVETGSTSLSVNLPNLQLEFPQGAHRIAHLHDNIPGVLAAVNRELAEHDVNIEGQLLATRGDLGYVVTDVASGLTDDAVAALGAMPGTVRLRVLS, from the coding sequence GTGCGCGCACTTCTCTTGGAAAACCTCCACCCCCAGGCCACTGCCATCCTCGAAGCCTCCGACGTCGCTGTGGAGAACCACGGCGGCGCGATGGACGAGGACGAACTGATCGAGGCCCTCGACGGCGTCGAGCTTCTCGGCATCCGCTCGAAGACCCAGCTCACCGAGCGGGTGATCGCGGCGTCCCCGTCGCTGTGCGCCGTCGGAGCGTTCTCGATCGGCACCAACCAGATCGACCTCGCCGCGGCCGCGCGTCGCGGCATCGCGGCGTTCAACGCGCCGTTCTCGAACACGCGGTCCGTGGTCGAGATGGCGATCGCCGAGATGGTCTCGCTCACCCGCCGCCTGCCGGTGCACAACCGGCTGATGCACGAGGGGGTGTGGAACAAGAGCGCCGACGGCGCACACGAGATCCGCACTCGCACGCTCGGCATCGTCGGCTACGGCAACATCGGCTCGCAGCTGTCCGTCGTCGCCGAGGCGCTGGGCATGAATGTGATCTTCTTCGACAGCGCAGAGAAGCTGGCGCTGGGCAACGCGACGCGCATGCCCACCCTCGAGTCGCTGCTCCAGGCGGCGGACATCGTCACGCTTCACGTGGACGGCCGCGCCGGGAACCAGGGCTTCTTCGGCCGGGCCCAGTTCGAGGCGATGAAGCCCGGAGCGCTGTTCCTGAACCTGTCCCGCGGCTTCATCGTCGACGTCGAGGCGCTCCGCGAGGGCCTCGAATCTGGTGCCATCGGCGGCGCCGCGATCGACGTGTTCCCCGAGGAGCCCAAGAAGAAGGGCGACCCGTTCGTGTCGCCCCTCCAGAACGTTCCCAACGTCATCCTCACGCCCCACATCGGCGGCTCGACGGAAGAGGCGCAGCGGGACATCGGCATCTTCGTGTCGACCCGCCTGCGGGACTATGTCGAGACGGGGTCCACCTCCTTGAGCGTCAACCTGCCGAACCTGCAGTTGGAGTTCCCCCAGGGCGCCCACCGGATCGCGCACCTGCACGACAACATCCCCGGTGTGCTCGCTGCGGTCAACCGCGAGCTCGCCGAGCACGACGTCAACATCGAGGGCCAGCTGCTCGCGACGCGGGGGGACCTGGGCTACGTGGTCACCGACGTCGCGTCCGGATTGACGGACGATGCGGTCGCTGCGCTGGGCGCGATGCCCGGCACGGTGCGCCTGCGGGTGCTCTCATAG
- a CDS encoding cold-shock protein, with amino-acid sequence MAQGSVKWFNAEKGYGFIAQDGGGADVFVHYSAIETDGYKSLEEAQRVEFEVTEGPKGPQAEAVRAI; translated from the coding sequence ATGGCACAGGGATCTGTTAAGTGGTTCAACGCTGAAAAGGGCTACGGCTTCATTGCACAGGATGGCGGCGGCGCCGACGTCTTCGTGCACTACTCCGCGATTGAGACCGACGGCTACAAGTCGCTCGAAGAGGCGCAGCGCGTCGAGTTCGAGGTGACCGAGGGCCCCAAGGGCCCCCAGGCCGAGGCAGTTCGCGCGATCTAA
- a CDS encoding HelD family protein yields MHDDRTLAAERRGLEAEQHVVDALYARLDDVRDEAGRRLAGIRREGPSGSPQNRSERDAFATLYEDRIMQLDAVEDRLCFGRLDMSDGERFYVGRIGLSDADHAPLLTDWRAPAAQAFYAATAANPGGVINRRHLTTRGRTVVAVEDDVLDVERLHEAGLDEGLAGEGALLAALGARRTGRMGDIVATIQTEQDEVIRAPLTGALVVQGGPGTGKTAVALHRAAFLMYHHREQLERRGVLMIGPSRQFLRYIDHVLPSLGETGAVSTTLAGLVREATITGVESDEVAALKGRTEMATVVKNAVRERQRVPQADQEVRIDGRTVVIRRSDVKEAQSRARREGRPHNDARAAFAKDMISRLTNQLMEQLESHLDADDRIELERDVRDSKPIRVMLNLCWLPVSPAQLLRDLFSKPHLLDYAARSFDQAERDLLLRPASAPFTEADIPLLDEAAELLGDMPGDAPRAASSEASEEELDYARSVLDTFGGDGMVSAESLAARMKGSETRMSVAERAMRDRTWTYGHVVVDEAQELSPMAWRMLLRRCPTRSFTIVGDVAQVASAAGTRWWPETMDPLFGDSWQMRELTISYRIPAAVAEVAQAFATAARLPVSELRAARELDDAVATTAVDGVDALMSTAARVAAQHASEMADGEGGLVAVIVPDTMAASARAAVAASAVDGADVEVHTARETKGLEFDVAVVVEPAAIAARPGDLYVALTRPTRRLEIVHAEALPAGLA; encoded by the coding sequence ATGCACGACGACCGCACCCTTGCCGCAGAACGCCGCGGACTGGAGGCTGAGCAGCACGTGGTGGACGCGCTCTACGCGCGGCTCGACGATGTGCGGGACGAGGCCGGCCGACGGCTCGCAGGCATCCGTCGCGAGGGGCCGTCGGGCTCCCCCCAGAACCGCTCGGAGCGGGACGCGTTCGCGACCCTGTACGAGGACCGCATCATGCAGCTCGACGCCGTCGAGGACCGCCTGTGCTTCGGGCGCCTGGACATGAGCGATGGGGAGCGCTTCTACGTGGGGCGCATCGGGCTCTCCGACGCCGACCACGCACCGCTCCTCACGGACTGGCGGGCTCCCGCGGCGCAAGCGTTCTACGCCGCGACCGCTGCGAACCCCGGCGGCGTCATCAACCGCCGCCACCTCACCACCCGCGGTCGCACGGTCGTGGCGGTCGAGGACGACGTGCTCGACGTCGAGCGCCTGCACGAGGCCGGACTCGACGAGGGGCTCGCCGGCGAGGGCGCGCTGCTGGCCGCTCTCGGCGCGCGCCGCACCGGCCGCATGGGCGACATCGTCGCGACCATTCAGACCGAGCAGGATGAGGTCATCCGCGCTCCACTCACCGGCGCGCTGGTCGTTCAGGGCGGGCCGGGCACGGGCAAGACCGCGGTCGCCCTGCACCGCGCGGCGTTCCTGATGTACCACCACCGCGAGCAGCTCGAGCGGCGAGGGGTGCTGATGATCGGCCCGTCGCGCCAGTTCCTGCGCTACATCGACCACGTCCTTCCGTCGCTGGGCGAGACCGGCGCCGTGTCGACGACGCTCGCCGGACTGGTGCGCGAGGCGACGATCACCGGCGTCGAGTCGGACGAGGTCGCCGCCCTCAAGGGACGCACCGAGATGGCCACCGTCGTGAAGAATGCGGTTCGCGAGCGCCAGCGGGTGCCGCAGGCCGACCAGGAGGTGCGGATCGACGGGCGCACCGTGGTGATCCGGCGCTCCGACGTCAAGGAGGCCCAGTCGCGCGCGAGGCGCGAGGGCAGGCCTCACAACGATGCGCGTGCCGCGTTCGCGAAGGACATGATCTCGCGGCTCACGAACCAGCTCATGGAGCAGCTCGAGTCCCACCTCGACGCCGACGACCGCATCGAGCTCGAGCGGGACGTGCGCGACTCGAAGCCCATCCGCGTCATGCTCAACCTGTGCTGGCTGCCCGTGTCCCCCGCGCAGCTGCTGCGCGACCTATTCTCCAAGCCTCACCTGCTGGACTACGCCGCGCGCTCGTTCGACCAGGCCGAGAGAGACCTGCTGCTGCGGCCCGCATCGGCGCCGTTCACGGAGGCGGACATCCCCCTGCTCGACGAGGCCGCCGAACTGCTCGGCGACATGCCCGGCGACGCCCCCCGAGCCGCCAGCTCCGAGGCCAGCGAAGAGGAGCTCGACTACGCGCGGTCCGTCCTCGACACGTTCGGCGGCGACGGCATGGTGAGCGCCGAATCGCTCGCCGCGCGCATGAAGGGCAGCGAAACGCGGATGTCCGTGGCCGAGCGCGCCATGCGGGACCGCACCTGGACCTACGGGCACGTGGTGGTCGACGAGGCCCAAGAGCTCTCCCCGATGGCATGGCGCATGCTGCTGCGCCGGTGCCCCACGCGCTCCTTCACGATCGTGGGCGACGTGGCGCAGGTGGCCTCGGCCGCCGGCACCCGCTGGTGGCCGGAGACGATGGACCCGCTGTTCGGCGACTCCTGGCAGATGCGCGAGCTCACCATCTCGTATCGCATCCCCGCTGCAGTGGCCGAGGTCGCTCAGGCCTTCGCGACGGCCGCGCGCCTGCCCGTGAGCGAACTGCGCGCGGCGCGAGAGCTGGACGATGCCGTCGCCACCACGGCGGTCGACGGCGTCGATGCGCTGATGAGCACCGCGGCACGTGTGGCGGCTCAGCACGCGAGCGAGATGGCGGATGGCGAGGGCGGTCTCGTCGCCGTGATCGTCCCCGACACGATGGCGGCCAGCGCACGCGCGGCCGTCGCGGCGTCAGCGGTCGACGGAGCCGATGTGGAGGTCCATACGGCGCGAGAGACGAAGGGACTCGAGTTCGACGTCGCCGTCGTGGTCGAGCCTGCCGCGATCGCTGCGCGTCCCGGCGACCTCTACGTGGCGCTCACGCGTCCCACCCGACGCCTCGAGATTGTGCATGCGGAGGCGCTGCCCGCAGGCCTGGCCTGA
- the nrdR gene encoding transcriptional regulator NrdR — MHCPFCRHPDSRVVDSRTSDDGSSIRRRRECPNCGKRFSTLEIASLTVLKRSGVAEPFSREKVVNGVRKACQGRPVSDDDLAHLAHKVEEAIRASGQAEIDATDIGLAILPPLRELDEIAYLRFASVYQGFDSLDDFESAIARLRAEDASDS, encoded by the coding sequence ATGCACTGCCCGTTCTGCCGCCACCCCGACTCGCGAGTGGTCGACTCCCGCACCTCAGATGATGGTTCGTCGATTCGGCGACGGCGCGAGTGCCCCAACTGCGGCAAGCGCTTCTCGACTCTCGAGATTGCGAGCCTCACGGTGCTCAAGCGCAGTGGGGTTGCGGAACCGTTCAGCCGGGAGAAGGTCGTCAACGGCGTGCGCAAGGCGTGCCAGGGCAGGCCCGTGAGCGACGACGACCTCGCGCATCTCGCGCACAAGGTGGAAGAGGCCATCCGCGCCTCTGGCCAGGCCGAGATCGACGCGACCGACATCGGGCTCGCGATTCTGCCGCCCTTGCGCGAGCTCGACGAGATCGCCTACCTGCGGTTCGCAAGCGTGTACCAGGGATTCGACAGCCTGGACGACTTCGAGAGTGCCATTGCGCGTCTGCGTGCCGAGGACGCCTCCGACTCCTGA
- a CDS encoding matrixin family metalloprotease, which produces MRTLGRLAVILGVGAVAVVGTAYATGFDLSEWQHLGKPRNVLVVEGEQIRIPIPDGPSERRASSLPVTTDGSHAFMFEETAQGPTRYDPCRAVEWTHNPAGMPTGAEELVHDAFADVARHTGLVFEYVGETDEVAGFDRPLFQERYGEGFAPVIVGWSTEEQTAELAGSVTGLGGSSSVNGAFGDQRFLAAGVVVLDTEDVTELMESRRGTALATAVIMHELAHVIGLAHVDDPTELMNDENSMLITWGPGDRAGLAIAGAGPCQ; this is translated from the coding sequence ATGAGAACTCTCGGCCGGCTGGCCGTCATCCTCGGGGTCGGCGCGGTCGCGGTCGTGGGGACCGCCTACGCCACCGGCTTCGACCTGTCGGAGTGGCAGCACCTCGGCAAGCCGCGCAACGTGCTGGTCGTGGAGGGCGAGCAGATCCGCATCCCGATTCCGGACGGCCCCTCGGAACGTCGGGCCTCGAGCCTTCCTGTCACCACGGACGGCAGCCATGCGTTCATGTTCGAGGAGACGGCCCAGGGACCCACGCGCTATGACCCTTGTCGGGCCGTGGAATGGACCCACAACCCCGCCGGCATGCCGACGGGCGCCGAGGAGCTGGTGCACGACGCCTTCGCGGACGTGGCTCGGCACACGGGGCTGGTCTTCGAGTACGTGGGGGAGACGGACGAGGTCGCAGGGTTCGATCGCCCGCTGTTCCAGGAGCGGTATGGCGAGGGGTTCGCGCCGGTCATCGTCGGCTGGTCCACCGAGGAGCAGACGGCCGAGCTTGCGGGCTCCGTGACAGGGCTCGGCGGCTCGAGCTCCGTGAACGGGGCGTTCGGCGACCAGCGCTTCCTGGCGGCCGGCGTGGTGGTGCTCGACACCGAGGACGTGACAGAGCTGATGGAGTCGCGCCGGGGCACGGCGCTCGCCACGGCGGTGATCATGCACGAGCTCGCCCATGTCATCGGACTCGCGCACGTCGACGACCCCACGGAGCTCATGAACGACGAGAACAGCATGCTCATCACCTGGGGTCCAGGTGACAGGGCCGGATTGGCGATCGCAGGCGCGGGGCCGTGCCAGTAG